The nucleotide window CTGACGATGCTGTCGGTCAGGCGCTCCAGCTCAGCCTCGGCGATGGAGGACTTGATCTGCGGCGCATTCGCCTGCTCGGTGGTCTTCGTCTCGGTCATGCGAACAAATCCTGCGCCTTGACGAGAGCGTCCACCAGACGGTCCACGTCGGCGCGCGTGTTGTAAAGGGCAAAGGATGCGCGGCACGTCGCTGTTGTCCCATATCGGGCCAAAAGCGGCTGGGCGCAATGGGTGCCGGCTCGCACTGCAACACCGTAGCGGTCGATGATGGTGGCCACATCGTGGGGATGGGCGCCCTTCATCTCGAAGGAAATGATGCCGCCCTTGCCCGGCGCGGTGCCGATGATGCGCAGGGAATTGAGCGCTCCCAAGCGTTCGTGCGCATAGACGGACAGCTCATGCTCGTGGGCGGCGATGCGCTCGCGGCCGATGGAGTTGACATATTCCACCGCCGCGCCGAGCCCGATGGCCTGAACAATTGGAGGAGTTCCAGCTTCAAATCTGTGGGGCGGCACGCCATAGGTCACATAATCTTCCGTGACCTCGCGGATCATCTCGCCGCCACCTTCATAGGGCGGCATCTGCGCCAGCAGGTCAAGCTTGCCGTAGAGCACGCCGATGCCGGTGGGCGCATAGAGCTTGTGGCCGGTGACGGCGAGGAAATCCACATCGAGGTCGCGCACGTCCACGGGCATGTGGACGATGGACTGGCAGGCATCCACCAGCACCTTGGCCCCCACCGCATGCGCCGCCGCCACGATCTCCTTGATGGGCGTCACGGTGCCGAGCACGTTGGACATCTGGGTGATGGCGACGATCTTCGTGCGCTCGGTGAGCAGGCCCTTG belongs to Xanthobacter autotrophicus Py2 and includes:
- a CDS encoding cysteine desulfurase, SufS subfamily (TIGRFAM: cysteine desulfurase, SufS subfamily~PFAM: aminotransferase class V; aromatic amino acid beta-eliminating lyase/threonine aldolase~KEGG: rpa:RPA2467 putative selenosysteine lyase), yielding MNTASSTLHPAVRNGSFDVEAVRADFPALSLEVNGHPLTYLDNAASAQKPRQVIQRMVTAYEREYSNVHRGLHYLANAATEAFEQARESVRGFINAASVDEIIFTRSGTGAINTVASSLGQSIEAGDEIVLSIMEHHSNIVPWNFLRERKGAVIRWAPVTEDGSFDFEAFKGLLTERTKIVAITQMSNVLGTVTPIKEIVAAAHAVGAKVLVDACQSIVHMPVDVRDLDVDFLAVTGHKLYAPTGIGVLYGKLDLLAQMPPYEGGGEMIREVTEDYVTYGVPPHRFEAGTPPIVQAIGLGAAVEYVNSIGRERIAAHEHELSVYAHERLGALNSLRIIGTAPGKGGIISFEMKGAHPHDVATIIDRYGVAVRAGTHCAQPLLARYGTTATCRASFALYNTRADVDRLVDALVKAQDLFA